One window of Triticum dicoccoides isolate Atlit2015 ecotype Zavitan chromosome 5A, WEW_v2.0, whole genome shotgun sequence genomic DNA carries:
- the LOC119302301 gene encoding probable alpha,alpha-trehalose-phosphate synthase [UDP-forming] 7 has translation MFSRSYTNLLDLANGNLSALDYGGSSGGGGGRPPRPRRMQRTLTTPGTLAELDEERAGSVASDVQSSLANDRIIVVANTLPVRCERRPDGRGWTFCWDEDSLLLHLRDGLPEDMEVLYVGSLRADVPAAEQEDVAQALLDRFRCVPAFLPKDLSDRFYHGFCKQTLWPLFHYMLPFTSDHGGRFDRSNWEAYVLANKLFSQRVIEVLNPEDDYIWIHDYHLLALPSFLRRRFNRLRIGFFLHSPFPSSELYRSLPVRDEILKSLLNCDLIGFHTFDYARHFLSCCSRMLGIEYQSKRGYIGLDYFGRTVGIKIMPVGINMMQLKSQLQLPDLESRVAELRKQFNGKTVLLGVDDLDIFKGINLKILAFEHMLKTHPKWQGRAVLVQIANPRGGSGKDVQGLKAEIEESCTRINEQFGRSGYSPVELVNRTLSSVERMAYYTVAECVVVTAVRDGMNLTPYEYIVCRQGIPGLDGGDAPKRKSMLVVSEFIGCSPSLSGAIRVNPWNIDTTAEAMNESIALSENENQLRHEKHYRYVSTHDVAYWSKSYIHDLERSCRDHFRRRCWGIGLGFGFRVVALDRNFKKLTVDSIVADYKKSNSRVILLDYDGTLVPQTTINRTPNETVVNIMNALCADKKNVVFIVSGRGRSSLEKWFNSCPELGIAAEHGYFMRRTRDEQWQINNQCSEFGWMQMAEPVMNLYTEATDGSYIETKESALVWHHQDADPGFGSAQAKEMLDHLESVLANEPVSVKSGQHIVEVKPQSVSKGFVAEKILSMLTENKRQADFVLCIGDDRSDEDMFEGIADIMRRSIVDPQTSLYACTVGQKPSKAKYYLDDTNDVLNMLEALADVSEEVGSPEESEILSPSEEA, from the exons ATGTTCTCGCGATCCTACACCAACCTGCTCGATCTCGCCAATGGGAATCTCTCGGCGCTCGACTACGGGGGCTCCAGCGGGGGTGGCGGCGGGCGGCCGCCGCGTCCGAGGCGGATGCAGAGGACGTTGACGACGCCGGGCACGCTGGCGGAGCTCGACGAGGAGCGCGCGGGGAGCGTAGCTTCGGACGTGCAGTCGTCGCTCGCCAACGACCGCATCATCGTTGTCGCCAATACGCTCCCCGTGCGCTGCGAGCGCCGACCTGACGGCCGCGGCTGGACATTCTGCTGGGACGAGGACTCGCTCCTGCTCCACCTCCGCGACGGCCTCCCCGAGGACATGGAGGTCCTCTACGTCGGCTCCCTCCGCGCCGACGTGCCAGCCGCCGAGCAGGAAGACGTCGCGCAGGCGCTCCTCGACAGGTTCCGCTGCGTCCCGGCCTTCCTCCCCAAGGACCTCTCCGACCGCTTCTACCACGGCTTCTGCAAGCAGACCCTCTGGCCGCTCTTCCACTACATGCTCCCCTTCACCTCCGATCATGGTGGCCGCTTCGACCGCTCCAACTGGGAGGCCTACGTCCTTGCCAACAAACTCTTCTCGCAGCGCGTCATCGAGGTCCTCAACCCCGAGGACGACTACATCTGGATCCACGATTACCACCTCCTGGCGCTCCCCTCTTTCCTGCGCCGCCGATTCAACCGCCTCCGCATCGGGTTCTTCCTGCACAGCCCCTTCCCATCATCGGAGCTCTACCGTAGCCTGCCCGTCCGTGACGAGATCCTCAAATCCTTGCTCAACTGTGATCTCATTGGCTTCCATACCTTTGATTACGCCCGCCATTTCCTCTCTTGCTGCAGCCGCATGCTCGGAATCGAGTACCAATCCAAGAGAGGCTACATTGGGCTCGATTACTTTGGCCGCACTGTGGGGATAAAGATCATGCCTGTTGGGATTAACATGATGCAGCTTAAATCGCAGCTCCAGCTTCCTGATCTGGAGTCGCGTGTTGCAGAGCTACGGAAGCAGTTTAACGGGAAGACTGTCTTGCTTGGTGTGGATGATCTGGACATATTCAAGGGGATTAACCTGAAGATTCTTGCGTTTGAGCATATGCTCAAGACACACCCAAAATGGCAGGGCCGAGCAGTGCTAGTGCAGATTGCAAACCCAAGGGGTGGTAGTGGTAAGGACGTGCAAGGATTAAAGGCTGAGATCGAGGAAAGTTGCACGAGGATTAATGAACAGTTTGGGCGGTCGGGGTATAGTCCCGTGGAGCTTGTTAATAGGACTTTGTCGAGTGTGGAAAGGATGGCATATTACACTGTGGCTGAGTGCGTCGTTGTTACTGCAGTGAGGGATGGGATGAACCTCACACCATATGAGTACATTGTGTGTAGACAGGGGATTCCTGGTTTGGATGGTGgtgatgcaccaaagaggaagaGTATGCTAGTCGTGTCAGAATTCATAGGTTGCTCGCCATCATTGAGTGGAGCAATCCGGGTGAACCCTTGGAACATTGATACAACAGCAGAGGCAATGAACGAGTCCATTGCTTTGTCAGAGAATGAAAACCAATTGCGCCATGAGAAGCATTATCGATATGTCAGCACACATGATGTTGCCTATTGGTCTAAGAGCTATATTCATGATCTGGAGAGAAGCTGCAGGGACCATTTTAGGAGGAGGTGCTGGGGTATTGGACTTGGATTTGGATTTAGAGTGGTTGCTCTAGACCGCAACTTCAAAAAGCTTACTGTGGATTCTATTGTTGCTGATTACAAGAAGTCGAACAGCAGGGTTATACTTCTGGACTATGATGGAACTCTAGTACCACAAACTACGATCAATCGAACTCCAAATGAGACTGTTGTTAACATCATGAATGCTCTGTGTGCTGATAAGAAGAATGTTGTTTTCATTGTAAGTGGAAGAGGTAGGAGTAGCCTTGAGAAGTGGTTCAACTCTTGCCCTGAGCTTGGCATTGCGGCTGAACATGGTTACTTTATGAG GCGAACCAGAGATGAGCAATGGCAAATAAATAACCAGTGCTCAGAGTTTGGATGGATGCAAATGGCTGAGCCAGTAATGAACCTGTATACAGAAGCTACTGATGGATCGTATATCGAAACCAAAGAGAGTGCTTTGGTCTGGCACCACCAAGATGCTGACCCTGGTTTTGGATCTGCACAAGCAAAAGAAATGTTAGATCATTTGGAGAGTGTTCTTGCCAATGAGCCAGTCTCTGTGAAGAGTGGCCAACACATTGTAGAGGTTAAACCTCAG AGTGTCAGCAAGGGATTTGTCGCGGAGAAGATCCTATCGATGCTGACAGAGAATAAAAGACAAGCAGATTTTGTCCTCTGCATAGGTGATGATCGATCAGATGAGGATATGTTTGAAGGAATAGCTGATATTATGAGGCGGAGCATTGTTGATCCCCAAACCTCGCTCTATGCCTGCACAGTCGGCCAGAAACCAAGCAAGGCCAAGTATTATTTGGACGATACTAATGATGTTTTGAACATGCTCGAGGCACTTGCAGATGTATCAGAGGAGGTTGGTTCACCAGAAGAATCGGAGATACTTTCTCCGTCCGAGGAGGCATGA